A window from Leptothermofonsia sichuanensis E412 encodes these proteins:
- a CDS encoding mechanosensitive ion channel family protein has product MASALRQKFFTTKARRKDTTFLSALCVFVVQAKTGGLFSATCTRVIRCLPHQWLAHFARFLVYQWRQGFTVLLMTSLVWLFSAWAIAQSPPDAQPGVPVIFDGQTVLVVRDPFLSSSLEQRAERISANLLNLAENNAIGLDTLRTSEAENATLIHAEDLLLTTVSDRDAKLAGQNRQTLAKEYLESIRRVVGEYREQRSLSAITRSVVIAVLSTIALIVGWIILSNLATRLYRWLDQQRNQRIPSVRIQNLELISSNQLSDILLGLTGFVRVFLNLTLLYIYLSFIFGLFPQTRVFSHTMSGHLKNALNASLTAVLNYIPNLVAIGLIIAFAYFCLRFLRLIFTGISRQVFSIPGFYPEWAEPTYRLLTYLVFALSAAIIFPYLPGSSSPSFQAVSLFLGALVSLGATAAVSNIVAGFILVYTRAFRVGDRVSIADAVGIVEEKMLLVTRIRTFENVLVTIPNASLLNSNITNYSALLRDSQAPLMLPATISLGYEVPWRKVHETLIAAALATPDVLSDPPPFVLQTALNDFYISYELKVFICKPEDTPLICSALHQNIQDKCNQAGIEICSPHYSALRDGNHSTIPAQYLPKDYQAPGFHVQ; this is encoded by the coding sequence ATGGCTAGTGCATTGCGACAAAAGTTTTTCACCACAAAGGCACGAAGGAAGGACACAACGTTTCTGAGTGCGCTTTGTGTCTTTGTGGTTCAAGCTAAAACTGGCGGGTTATTTTCGGCAACTTGCACCAGGGTGATACGTTGTTTGCCCCATCAATGGCTGGCCCACTTTGCACGCTTCCTGGTCTACCAGTGGCGGCAGGGGTTCACCGTTCTCCTGATGACATCTCTGGTATGGCTGTTTTCTGCCTGGGCGATCGCCCAATCTCCACCAGATGCGCAGCCTGGCGTGCCTGTCATCTTCGATGGTCAGACGGTTCTGGTGGTTCGAGATCCCTTTTTGAGTAGTTCTCTGGAACAACGGGCCGAGCGGATTAGCGCCAACCTGCTCAATCTGGCTGAAAACAACGCCATTGGACTGGATACTCTGCGCACCTCGGAAGCTGAGAATGCAACCCTGATCCATGCCGAAGACCTGTTGCTGACGACGGTTTCAGATCGGGATGCAAAACTGGCAGGGCAGAATCGCCAGACCCTGGCTAAGGAGTATCTGGAAAGCATCCGTCGCGTTGTTGGGGAATACCGCGAACAACGCAGCCTGTCTGCCATTACCCGGTCAGTCGTCATTGCCGTTCTCAGCACCATCGCACTAATAGTCGGTTGGATCATCTTAAGCAATCTTGCCACTCGCCTCTACCGCTGGCTTGACCAGCAACGAAATCAGCGTATTCCCAGTGTCCGCATTCAAAACCTGGAGCTGATTTCGTCCAATCAACTGTCCGATATCCTGCTGGGACTGACGGGCTTCGTGCGCGTGTTTCTTAACCTGACGCTTCTGTATATTTATTTATCTTTTATCTTTGGGCTTTTCCCCCAAACTCGTGTCTTCAGCCACACAATGTCAGGTCACTTGAAAAATGCACTGAATGCAAGCCTGACAGCCGTTCTAAACTATATTCCCAATCTGGTCGCAATTGGCTTAATTATTGCGTTTGCCTATTTCTGTTTGAGGTTTTTAAGGCTGATTTTTACAGGCATCAGCCGACAGGTATTCTCAATTCCAGGATTTTATCCGGAGTGGGCAGAACCCACCTATCGGCTCCTGACCTATCTGGTGTTTGCCCTCTCAGCCGCCATTATCTTTCCCTACTTACCAGGTTCCAGTTCACCCTCCTTTCAGGCGGTTTCCCTGTTTCTGGGGGCATTAGTCTCCCTCGGAGCCACCGCTGCTGTATCCAATATTGTGGCAGGGTTCATTCTCGTCTATACCCGCGCTTTTCGGGTGGGCGATCGCGTCAGCATAGCTGATGCAGTCGGTATTGTAGAAGAAAAAATGCTTCTGGTAACCCGCATCCGCACCTTTGAAAATGTGCTGGTGACCATCCCCAACGCCTCACTTTTGAACAGTAACATTACTAACTACAGTGCTCTGCTGCGCGATAGCCAGGCTCCCTTGATGTTGCCTGCAACCATCTCCCTGGGGTACGAAGTTCCCTGGCGCAAGGTACATGAAACCTTGATCGCCGCTGCTCTGGCAACCCCGGATGTCCTCTCCGACCCCCCTCCTTTTGTACTCCAGACGGCCCTCAACGACTTCTATATCAGTTACGAATTGAAGGTTTTCATCTGTAAACCAGAGGATACTCCCCTCATTTGTTCCGCCCTGCACCAAAACATCCAGGACAAATGCAATCAGGCCGGGATTGAGATTTGCTCTCCCCATTACTCAGCCTTGCGAGATGGAAATCACAGCACAATTCCGGCTCAATACCTGCCCAAAGACTACCAAGCTCCAGGATTTCATGTCCAATGA
- a CDS encoding DUF3124 domain-containing protein, with protein sequence MNRLLSGFLAFVMVSLTACPSSQAPPAPVTPLKEVTLDDTTKIVTGQTVYVPIYSHIYMWEQNRTINLTATLRRL encoded by the coding sequence ATGAATCGACTTCTCTCTGGTTTTCTGGCATTTGTCATGGTATCGCTGACAGCGTGCCCCTCGTCGCAGGCACCGCCAGCACCTGTGACCCCACTGAAAGAGGTTACCCTTGACGACACCACAAAAATCGTCACCGGTCAAACTGTTTATGTTCCCATCTACTCCCACATCTACATGTGGGAGCAGAATCGCACAATCAACTTAACGGCGACTTTACGGCGACTTTGA
- a CDS encoding DUF3124 domain-containing protein — translation MGAESHNQLNGDFTATLSVRNTDLNHPMIVASVNYYDSNGAIVRKYLKQPVELGPLAATSFVVNQEDTSGGSGAAFIVDWVAQTPLTAPVIEAVMINTSSNQGLSFISQGRVIKSRNN, via the coding sequence GTGGGAGCAGAATCGCACAATCAACTTAACGGCGACTTTACGGCGACTTTGAGTGTTCGCAATACAGACCTCAATCATCCTATGATTGTTGCCTCGGTGAATTACTACGATTCAAATGGGGCGATCGTCCGCAAGTATCTCAAGCAACCTGTGGAACTGGGTCCCCTGGCAGCCACAAGTTTTGTTGTGAATCAGGAGGATACCAGCGGTGGTTCAGGAGCCGCCTTTATTGTGGACTGGGTGGCTCAAACGCCACTCACCGCCCCTGTGATTGAAGCCGTGATGATTAACACGAGTAGCAACCAGGGGCTATCTTTCATCAGCCAGGGGCGCGTCATTAAAAGTCGGAACAACTAA
- a CDS encoding nuclear transport factor 2 family protein, which produces MHKPSIRQLKCLQTAISPVWNPWHYWQMFLVSLGLMAALGQGWQPARAQSPQAAPPEIKNVLAQIDAAANKKDVQAVLQYYSPNFTHSDGLTRQTLEQALTELWKRYPNLNYQTELNSWKADGNGILTETTTKITGTQKVGTIEWKLNSTLKSQQRFENQKIVKQEILAEKSLLTSGSNPPVVTLNLPEQVKVGQSFNFDAIVQEPLGNDLLLGAALEEPVKPEGLLKPTIANLELLNAGGIFKVGRVPLTGESRWLSAILVRHNGMTMVTQRLRVTGGKPPAAR; this is translated from the coding sequence ATGCATAAGCCATCCATCCGCCAACTCAAGTGCCTGCAAACAGCAATTTCTCCCGTCTGGAATCCGTGGCACTATTGGCAAATGTTTCTGGTGTCCCTGGGGCTGATGGCTGCTCTGGGTCAGGGATGGCAGCCAGCCCGTGCCCAATCGCCTCAGGCCGCCCCTCCAGAGATAAAAAATGTCCTGGCTCAAATTGATGCTGCCGCGAACAAAAAGGATGTACAGGCAGTCCTGCAATATTACAGCCCCAACTTTACCCACTCCGATGGCCTGACCCGTCAAACCCTGGAGCAGGCACTGACAGAACTGTGGAAGCGCTACCCCAATCTGAATTATCAGACCGAATTAAATTCCTGGAAAGCGGATGGAAATGGGATTTTGACAGAAACGACGACCAAAATCACAGGGACCCAAAAAGTAGGAACGATTGAGTGGAAGTTGAACTCCACCCTGAAATCGCAGCAGCGGTTTGAAAATCAAAAAATTGTTAAGCAGGAAATTTTGGCAGAGAAAAGTCTATTAACTTCTGGCAGCAATCCGCCAGTGGTGACGCTGAATCTGCCGGAACAGGTGAAGGTGGGTCAGTCGTTTAATTTTGATGCGATCGTCCAGGAACCGCTGGGCAATGATTTGCTCCTGGGTGCTGCCTTAGAGGAACCCGTCAAACCGGAGGGCTTGCTCAAACCCACCATAGCGAACCTGGAATTACTGAATGCGGGGGGCATTTTCAAGGTTGGACGGGTTCCCCTGACAGGGGAGAGCCGCTGGCTCTCGGCGATCCTCGTCCGGCACAACGGTATGACGATGGTGACTCAGCGCCTGCGGGTGACCGGGGGCAAACCCCCCGCTGCCAGATAA
- the murG gene encoding undecaprenyldiphospho-muramoylpentapeptide beta-N-acetylglucosaminyltransferase — protein MSSSTRLLIAASGTGGHVFPAIALAEQLPDYEIEWLGVPDRLETRLVPARYPLHTVAVEGFQTRGLGVVKVLLKLVGSIWQVRRLLQKGRFQGVFTTGGYIAAPAVIAARSLGLPVILHESNALPGKVTRLLGPWCNTVALGFEAAVQYLPRAKTAVVGTPIRAQFLASPSPDLPDLPIPPDVPLVAVVGGSQGAVAVNKLVRQCAPAWLEAGIWIVHQTGDSDPDARSLQHPHYFPMPFYNHMAGLFQRATLVVSRAGAGTLTELAIAHAPSILIPYPFAAEDHQTYNANVFAQAGAATLFQQADLTPEQLKTCVLQLVNDELPGSEGAGVLKFMAEQAGKLAVPDSAERLATLVRQYCTANP, from the coding sequence GTGAGTTCATCTACCCGATTGTTGATTGCTGCCAGCGGTACGGGTGGGCATGTGTTCCCCGCGATCGCCCTTGCGGAACAACTGCCTGACTACGAAATTGAGTGGCTGGGAGTCCCTGACCGCCTGGAAACCAGGCTTGTTCCTGCCCGGTACCCTCTACACACCGTTGCCGTGGAAGGGTTTCAGACGCGAGGGCTGGGGGTAGTCAAAGTCCTGCTCAAGCTGGTTGGTTCCATCTGGCAGGTGCGTCGCTTACTCCAGAAAGGTCGATTTCAAGGGGTATTTACCACTGGCGGCTACATTGCAGCTCCGGCTGTGATTGCTGCCCGTTCCCTCGGTCTGCCGGTAATTTTGCACGAGTCGAATGCTTTGCCAGGGAAGGTGACTCGCCTGTTGGGTCCCTGGTGCAACACCGTCGCACTGGGATTTGAAGCCGCCGTTCAATACCTGCCCCGCGCCAAAACAGCCGTGGTTGGAACACCCATTCGTGCCCAGTTTCTTGCCAGCCCCAGCCCCGATCTGCCAGATTTGCCCATTCCGCCAGATGTGCCCCTGGTGGCTGTGGTAGGGGGCAGTCAGGGAGCAGTTGCGGTCAACAAGCTGGTGCGTCAATGTGCCCCGGCATGGCTGGAAGCCGGGATCTGGATTGTTCACCAGACGGGGGACAGCGACCCGGATGCCCGGAGCCTTCAGCATCCCCATTACTTTCCAATGCCGTTCTACAACCACATGGCAGGACTGTTTCAGCGGGCAACTCTGGTCGTCAGCCGTGCCGGTGCTGGCACATTGACCGAGCTGGCGATCGCCCATGCCCCTTCCATCCTCATCCCCTATCCCTTTGCGGCGGAAGACCACCAGACCTATAACGCTAATGTGTTTGCCCAGGCAGGTGCTGCCACCCTGTTCCAGCAGGCAGACCTGACCCCAGAGCAGTTGAAAACCTGTGTCCTGCAACTGGTCAACGATGAACTTCCCGGCTCTGAAGGAGCAGGCGTGTTAAAATTCATGGCAGAGCAGGCAGGTAAGCTGGCAGTCCCTGACAGCGCTGAACGACTGGCAACCCTCGTCAGACAATACTGCACCGCTAACCCGTGA
- a CDS encoding thioredoxin family protein, whose translation MADPLPNSTSAAVSKPAQTSLATRVRNLLIVLVAVVLSTAVFLGLRTESGSATLSAIAAEAVPLEVALTNDKPTLMEFYANWCTSCQAMAPDMNALKQQYGDRVNFVMLNVDNTKWLPEILSYRVDGIPHFVFLDRDGQAVAQAIGELPRSIMEANLIALDAGEPLPHAQATGQTSAFSVPAAPQGASDPRSHGSQVVN comes from the coding sequence ATGGCTGACCCGTTACCAAACTCTACCTCTGCGGCTGTCTCAAAGCCTGCTCAAACCTCCCTCGCTACACGGGTAAGAAATTTGCTGATTGTGCTGGTGGCGGTTGTTCTCAGCACAGCGGTGTTTTTGGGGCTGCGCACAGAGTCGGGATCGGCTACGTTGAGTGCGATCGCGGCAGAGGCGGTTCCGCTTGAAGTTGCCCTGACCAACGATAAACCAACCCTGATGGAGTTTTATGCCAACTGGTGTACCAGTTGTCAGGCAATGGCACCCGATATGAATGCCCTGAAACAGCAGTATGGCGATCGGGTAAACTTTGTCATGCTGAATGTGGATAATACCAAATGGTTGCCAGAGATCCTTTCCTACCGGGTGGATGGTATTCCCCACTTTGTTTTTCTGGATCGGGATGGGCAGGCAGTGGCTCAGGCGATTGGAGAGCTGCCCCGCTCCATCATGGAAGCCAATCTGATTGCTTTAGATGCGGGTGAACCCCTCCCCCATGCCCAGGCAACTGGACAAACCTCTGCCTTTTCAGTTCCGGCAGCACCTCAAGGAGCTTCCGATCCTCGCAGTCATGGCAGTCAGGTTGTGAATTAG
- a CDS encoding NIL domain-containing protein, which produces MKKRVTLTFPKRSVQMPITYRLAKDFNIAANIIRAQVAPNQIGKLVVELSGDIDQLDAALDWMRSQDIGVSFSNREILIDEESCVHCGLCTGVCPTEALSLDPQSFKLIFTRSRCIVCEQCIPTCPVQAISTNL; this is translated from the coding sequence GTGAAAAAGCGAGTCACCCTGACCTTCCCCAAGCGCTCTGTCCAGATGCCTATCACCTACCGTCTGGCAAAGGATTTTAACATTGCTGCCAATATTATTCGGGCACAGGTTGCCCCTAATCAAATTGGTAAACTGGTTGTGGAGCTTTCCGGTGACATTGACCAACTGGATGCCGCCCTGGATTGGATGCGATCGCAGGATATAGGTGTGTCTTTTTCCAACCGGGAAATCCTGATTGATGAGGAGTCCTGCGTCCACTGTGGTTTGTGTACCGGCGTATGTCCGACGGAAGCATTAAGTCTTGACCCCCAATCTTTTAAGTTGATATTTACGCGATCGCGCTGTATTGTCTGTGAACAGTGCATTCCAACCTGTCCTGTGCAGGCCATTTCAACCAATCTCTAA
- a CDS encoding glycosyltransferase family 39 protein: MKTSRHYLMLVMILLTGATLRFWNLEVKPVWADEILTAIFSLGQSFDQMPLDQALPLAELEQVFTLNPNITCDQIRQTVSIQSVHPPLFFCWMHQWMTWLDFLPQSWVWKLRAFPALLGVGAIAALYQLNRVAFSPTAGLTGAALMAVSPFAVYLSQEARHYTLPMLLITLALLGLYQLHCDLYNQCFRPALWLGWVAVNGLGFYIHYFFLLAFMAQAGTLLVNFLSLKYVPSLHPYPASLRLGRSLGAIALAITGVSLTYLPWIPTLVSHLTRPETDWLNTLASSWLDALAPLYQLPLGWIVMVIALPVESQVGWIVLLSAGLMVLFSGWLVWQGAGKFCQLWSAPTTHFATRILVVFILIVLLEFLAIIYLLGKDISQVPRYNFIYFPAMCALLGAVLSPAAGQWINRTVGQRRMSQKKRLALVLLVGVISSGLVVSNQVFQKPYQPDLVARNMLVEPGKPLLASLAYMDVQDVALGLSFFLALKNESVHPLGKPSGFFALLARSQGYEKVWQALAQLHPPLSLPFNAWLVAPGLRQADYPAQLFLATSQFKTPAICLIDPENYHRLGVPYQMYQCQKQPEGKGQQPDIRP, encoded by the coding sequence ATGAAGACTTCTCGTCATTACCTGATGTTGGTCATGATTTTGCTGACAGGGGCAACACTCAGGTTTTGGAATCTGGAGGTTAAGCCTGTTTGGGCAGATGAAATTTTGACGGCAATATTTAGCCTGGGGCAAAGCTTTGACCAGATGCCACTGGATCAGGCACTACCCCTGGCAGAACTGGAGCAGGTGTTTACCTTAAATCCAAATATAACCTGTGACCAGATCAGGCAGACCGTGTCTATCCAGTCTGTGCATCCCCCCCTATTTTTCTGCTGGATGCATCAGTGGATGACCTGGCTTGATTTTCTGCCCCAGTCCTGGGTCTGGAAACTGCGGGCATTCCCGGCACTGCTTGGGGTGGGGGCGATCGCCGCCCTCTATCAACTGAACCGGGTCGCTTTCTCACCCACTGCTGGCTTGACGGGAGCCGCCCTGATGGCAGTCTCTCCCTTTGCCGTCTATCTTTCCCAGGAAGCCCGTCACTACACCCTGCCCATGCTGCTGATAACTCTGGCACTTCTGGGGCTGTACCAGCTTCACTGTGATCTTTACAATCAGTGCTTTCGACCGGCCCTGTGGCTGGGATGGGTAGCTGTCAATGGCCTTGGTTTTTACATCCATTACTTCTTCCTGCTGGCATTTATGGCTCAGGCAGGCACGTTGCTGGTTAATTTTCTCAGTCTGAAGTATGTACCATCCCTTCATCCCTATCCCGCTTCCCTCCGTCTGGGGCGATCGCTGGGGGCAATTGCCCTCGCAATAACCGGCGTCAGCCTCACCTATCTTCCCTGGATCCCCACACTGGTCAGTCACCTCACCCGCCCTGAAACCGACTGGTTAAATACACTCGCCTCTAGCTGGCTTGATGCCCTGGCTCCCCTGTATCAACTCCCTCTGGGCTGGATTGTCATGGTCATTGCCCTGCCGGTAGAGAGCCAGGTTGGGTGGATTGTGTTGCTCTCTGCTGGGTTAATGGTGCTCTTCAGTGGTTGGCTGGTCTGGCAGGGGGCAGGCAAATTCTGCCAGCTCTGGAGTGCCCCTACAACTCACTTCGCCACTCGCATACTGGTGGTGTTCATTCTGATTGTGCTGTTAGAGTTTCTGGCAATCATTTATCTTTTGGGAAAAGATATTTCCCAGGTTCCCCGCTACAATTTCATTTACTTTCCAGCCATGTGTGCTTTGCTGGGGGCTGTTTTGAGTCCAGCAGCGGGGCAGTGGATCAACCGGACAGTAGGTCAACGCCGTATGAGCCAGAAAAAGAGGCTGGCCCTTGTCTTGCTGGTAGGTGTAATCAGCAGTGGGCTGGTTGTTTCCAATCAGGTGTTTCAAAAACCTTACCAGCCTGATCTGGTTGCCAGAAATATGCTGGTAGAACCAGGCAAACCTCTACTGGCAAGCCTTGCTTACATGGATGTGCAGGACGTGGCCCTGGGGCTAAGTTTCTTTCTGGCATTAAAGAATGAATCCGTACACCCGTTGGGAAAGCCCTCTGGTTTCTTTGCGTTGCTGGCGCGATCGCAGGGGTACGAAAAAGTCTGGCAAGCCCTCGCTCAACTCCACCCTCCCCTTTCTCTCCCGTTCAATGCCTGGTTGGTGGCTCCTGGTCTGCGTCAAGCGGACTATCCCGCCCAACTTTTCCTGGCAACCAGCCAGTTCAAAACCCCAGCAATCTGCCTGATCGATCCGGAGAACTACCATCGGTTGGGGGTTCCCTATCAGATGTATCAATGCCAGAAGCAGCCAGAAGGGAAGGGACAGCAGCCGGACATTCGCCCTTAA
- the ppk1 gene encoding polyphosphate kinase 1 produces the protein MARRKKTPTTDINLTDPQYYFNREVSWLEFNNRVLHEAFDPRTPLLERLKFLAIFSANLDEFFMVRVAALKQQVEAEVTKLSPDGKSPQEQLDLISQRLRPMVVKQHQHFEQALRPLLAAQGIHLLDYIDLNQEQRKYLQRYYEEQIFPVLTPLAIDPGHPFPYISNLSINLAVVIKDPVTGEELYARVKAPNILPRFLPLPEELRVQQKDVPAIWTAVPLEQVIAHNLESLFPGMNIQEYYPFRITRDTDLELEEDEADDLLLAIEQELRKRRFGGSIVRLEVHATMPETVREMLRQEMDLGENDVYEAEGILCLRDLFALTDLPLPELRDPAQTSTVPSRLRKGGDASLETLPVELEEDFFAVLRKHDVMVHHPYHSFSSTVQRFITQAAYDPNVLAIKMTLYRTSGDSPIVNALIAAAENGKQVSALVELKARFDEENNINWARKLESVGVHVVYGLVGLKTHTKVVLVVRREDDRIRRYVHIGTGNYNPKTARLYTDVGLLSCREELGADLTDLFNYLTGYSRQQSYRRLLVAPVNLRDRMIALIQRESAHAAEGHHARIVAKMNSLIDPIIITNLYQASQAGVQIDLIVRGMCCLRPQLPGISDNIRVISIVGRFLEHSRIFYFHNRGEEEVFIGSADWMPRNLDRRVEAVVPIEDRAIAKDLQEILGVMLADNRQAWDLQPDGRYVQRRPTADSPEQSSQRILMELAHQHG, from the coding sequence ATGGCCCGCCGCAAAAAAACACCAACGACAGACATTAACCTGACCGATCCCCAGTACTATTTCAACCGTGAAGTCAGTTGGTTGGAGTTTAATAATCGAGTGCTGCATGAAGCCTTTGACCCGCGCACGCCTTTGCTGGAGCGGTTGAAATTTCTGGCCATCTTTAGCGCTAACCTGGATGAATTTTTCATGGTGCGGGTTGCGGCATTGAAGCAACAGGTGGAAGCCGAGGTTACAAAATTATCCCCAGATGGAAAATCACCCCAGGAACAGCTTGACCTGATCAGCCAGCGGTTGCGCCCCATGGTGGTCAAGCAGCATCAGCATTTTGAGCAGGCACTGCGCCCGCTCCTGGCAGCCCAGGGTATCCATTTACTGGACTATATTGACCTTAACCAGGAACAGCGGAAATACCTGCAACGCTACTATGAAGAGCAAATTTTTCCGGTATTGACTCCTCTGGCGATCGATCCAGGACATCCATTCCCTTACATTTCCAACCTCAGCATTAACCTGGCTGTGGTGATTAAGGACCCGGTCACGGGTGAAGAACTCTATGCCAGGGTCAAAGCGCCCAATATTCTGCCCCGCTTTCTGCCTCTGCCAGAAGAGTTGCGCGTTCAACAGAAGGATGTTCCCGCAATCTGGACCGCTGTCCCGCTGGAGCAGGTGATAGCCCATAACCTGGAATCCCTGTTTCCTGGTATGAACATCCAGGAATACTATCCATTTCGCATTACCCGCGATACTGACCTGGAACTGGAAGAAGATGAGGCAGATGATTTACTGCTGGCGATTGAACAGGAGTTGCGCAAGCGCCGCTTTGGGGGGTCTATCGTGCGGTTAGAAGTCCACGCCACAATGCCTGAAACCGTGCGAGAGATGCTGCGGCAAGAAATGGATTTGGGCGAAAATGATGTGTATGAGGCGGAGGGCATTCTGTGCCTGCGTGATCTGTTTGCGTTGACCGATCTTCCTCTGCCTGAACTGCGTGACCCGGCCCAGACTTCTACCGTACCTTCCCGTCTGCGCAAGGGAGGAGACGCCAGTCTTGAGACATTGCCGGTTGAGCTTGAAGAAGACTTTTTTGCGGTTCTTCGCAAGCATGATGTGATGGTGCATCACCCCTACCATTCGTTTTCCAGCACGGTGCAGCGGTTTATTACCCAGGCAGCCTATGACCCAAATGTGCTGGCAATTAAGATGACCCTTTACCGCACCTCTGGAGATTCGCCAATTGTCAATGCCCTGATTGCCGCTGCCGAAAATGGCAAGCAGGTGTCTGCCCTGGTGGAGTTAAAAGCCCGATTCGATGAGGAAAACAATATCAACTGGGCGCGTAAGCTGGAGAGTGTGGGCGTCCATGTGGTTTACGGGCTGGTTGGGTTAAAGACCCACACAAAAGTGGTACTGGTGGTACGGCGAGAAGATGACCGCATTCGCCGCTATGTTCATATAGGCACGGGCAATTACAATCCCAAAACAGCCCGCCTCTACACGGATGTGGGATTGTTGAGCTGTCGTGAGGAACTGGGGGCAGACCTGACGGATTTGTTCAACTATTTGACAGGCTATTCTCGTCAGCAGTCCTATCGTCGGTTGCTGGTTGCCCCGGTAAATTTACGCGATCGCATGATTGCCCTGATTCAGCGAGAAAGTGCCCACGCTGCTGAAGGGCACCATGCCCGCATTGTTGCCAAAATGAATTCTCTGATTGACCCCATCATCATTACCAATCTCTATCAGGCGTCCCAGGCGGGGGTGCAGATTGATCTGATCGTGCGCGGGATGTGCTGTTTACGTCCCCAGTTGCCAGGAATTAGCGATAACATTCGCGTGATCAGTATTGTGGGTCGCTTTCTAGAACATTCGCGCATCTTTTACTTTCATAACCGGGGCGAGGAAGAAGTCTTCATTGGCAGTGCTGACTGGATGCCGCGCAACCTGGACCGGCGGGTGGAGGCTGTGGTGCCGATTGAGGACAGGGCGATCGCCAAAGACCTCCAGGAAATTCTCGGCGTAATGCTGGCAGACAATCGACAGGCATGGGACTTGCAACCCGACGGGCGCTACGTCCAGCGCCGTCCTACCGCCGATAGCCCGGAGCAAAGCTCCCAACGAATTTTGATGGAACTGGCCCATCAGCATGGATGA
- the rd gene encoding rubredoxin codes for MRYVCSVCGYVYDPEVGDPDGGIEPGTPFEDIPEDWVCPVCGAAKEDFEPEA; via the coding sequence ATGCGTTATGTCTGTTCGGTTTGTGGATATGTCTATGACCCGGAAGTCGGTGACCCGGACGGCGGGATTGAACCCGGCACCCCGTTTGAAGACATTCCAGAAGATTGGGTCTGTCCTGTTTGCGGAGCCGCTAAAGAAGACTTTGAGCCAGAAGCGTAA